In the Vitis vinifera cultivar Pinot Noir 40024 chromosome 2, ASM3070453v1 genome, one interval contains:
- the LOC100258241 gene encoding subtilisin-like protease SBT3.8 isoform X2: MLASIVGSKEVASELMVYSYKHGFSGFAAKLTESQAQRIAELPGVLRVIPNSLHQLQTTRSWDYLGLSFQSPKNILHSSNMGDGVIIGVLDTGIWPESKSFNDEGFGPIPSQWKGVCESGQQFNSTMHCNRKVIGARWFVNGFLAEYGQPLNTSGNQEFLSPRDANGHGTHTSSTAGGSFVGNVSYKGLALGTVRGGAPHARLAIYKVCWNVLGGQCSSADILKAFDEAINDGVHVLSLSIGSSIPLFSDIDERDGIATGSFHAVAKGITVVCGASNDGPQAQTVQNTAPWILTVAASTMDRAFPTPITLGNNKTLLGQALFTGKETGFSGLVYPEVSGLALNSAGQCEALSLDQTSVAGKVVLCFTSTVRRATLISASSDVQAAGGVGVIIAKNPGDNLAACSNDFPCVEVDYEIGTRILYYIRSTRLPVVNLSPSKTFVGEAVLAKVAYFSSRGPNSIAPAILKPDITAPGVNILAATGPLNRVMDGGYAMLSGTSMATPHVSGVVALLKALHPDWSPAAIKSALVTTAWRNGPSGLPIFAEGFPKKLADPFDFGGGIVNPNGATDPGLVYDVGATDHIYYLCAVGYNNSAISQLTGQSIVCPSERPSILDVNLPSITIPNLRNSTTLTRTVTNVGAPESIYRVVIQPPIGVVITVNPDVLVFNSMTKSITFKVTVSSTHHVNTGYYFGSLTWTDGVHEVRSPLSVRTEIIQSYVDDN, encoded by the exons ATGCTGGCCAGCATAGTTGGGAG CAAGGAAGTGGCTTCAGAATTGATGGTGTACAGTTACAAACATGGCTTCTCTGGGTTTGCAGCCAAGCTTACAGAGTCTCAGGCACAGAGAATTGCTG AGTTGCCTGGTGTGCTTCGAGTCATCCCCAATTCCCTTCACCAGCTACAAACAACGAGGAGCTGGGATTACCTTGGCCTGTCTTTTCAATCTCCTAAAAATATTCTTCACAGCAGCAATATGGGGGATGGAGTAATCATTGGTGTCCTAGATACAG GAATATGGCCGGAGTCTAAATCTTTCAATGATGAAGGGTTTGGACCGATCCCATCTCAGTGGAAGGGTGTTTGTGAATCAGGGCAGCAATTCAATAGCACAATGCACTGTAACAGAAAAGTCATTGGAGCCCGTTGGTTTGTCAATGGATTTCTTGCTGAGTATGGACAGCCATTAAACACATCTGGAAACCAAGAATTCTTGTCTCCAAGAGATGCAAATGGACATGGTACACACACATCCAGCACTGCAGGTGGTTCTTTTGTCGGTAATGTGAGCTACAAGGGCCTTGCTTTAGGGACCGTAAGAGGTGGGGCACCCCATGCCCGGTTGGCTATTTATAAGGTGTGCTGGAATGTTCTTGGAGGACAATGCTCATCTGCAGATATACTGAAAGCCTTTGATGAAGCTATAAATGATGGGGTCCATGTGTTATCCCTGTCAATTGGGTCTTCTATTCCTCTATTCTCAGATATTGATGAACGTGATGGGATTGCCACTGGTTCCTTCCATGCAGTGGCTAAGGGCATCACTGTTGTTTGTGGAGCTTCAAATGATGGACCTCAAGCTCAGACAGTACAGAACACAGCACCATGGATATTAACTGTTGCAGCTAGCACCATGGATAGAGCATTTCCTACACCCATCACACTTGGAAACAATAAAACCTTGCTG GGTCAAGCCTTGTTTACAGGAAAGGAGACTGGTTTCTCAGGCTTGGTATATCCAGAGGTCTCAGGGCTTGCCCTAAACTCTGCAGG TCAGTGCGAAGCACTCTCACTTGATCAAACTTCAGTTGCTGGAAAAGTGGTGCTCTGCTTCACTTCAACGGTTAGGAGGGCCACTCTAATAAGTGCTTCATCAGATGTGCAAGCAGCAGGTGGCGTTGGGGTGATCATTGCCAAGAATCCCGGTGATAACTTGGCTGCATGCAGCAATGATTTTCCATGTGTTGAAGTTGACTATGAGATTGGAACCAGAATACTCTATTACATCCGGTCTACCAG GCTTCCTGTAGTAAATCTCAGCCCTTCTAAAACATTTGTGGGGGAGGCTGTTTTGGCCAAGGTTGCCTATTTCTCATCTAGAGGGCCTAACTCCATTGCCCCTGCAATTCTTAAG CCAGATATAACGGCCCCTGGTGTGAATATATTAGCTGCCACTGGTCCCCTCAATCGAGTGATGGATGGTGGCTATGCCATGCTTTCAGGAACATCAATGGCAACTCCTCATGTCTCTGGCGTTGTGGCACTCCTCAAAGCATTGCACCCTGATTGGTCCCCTGCAGCTATTAAGTCAGCACTAGTCACAACTG CATGGAGGAATGGTCCATCTGGCCTTCCAATCTTTGCCGAGGGGTTCCCTAAAAAGCTTGCTGATCCATTTGATTTTGGAGGTGGCATAGTAAATCCAAATGGTGCAACAGACCCAGGTTTGGTATATGACGTGGGTGCAACCGACCACATATATTATCTTTGTGCCGTGGGCTACAACAACTCTGCCATCTCTCAGCTTACAGGGCAATCCATAGTCTGCCCCAGTGAAAGGCCTTCCATTCTGGATGTAAACCTACCCTCCATAACCATACCAAACCTCAGAAATTCCACCACCCTCACCAGAACTGTCACAAATGTAGGTGCCCCTGAATCCATCTATAGAGTAGTGATTCAGCCTCCTATTGGTGTAGTCATAACAGTAAACCCTGATGTCTTGGTCTTCAACTCTATGACCAAATCAATCACTTTCAAGGTTACAGTCTCCTCGACCCATCACGTGAATACAGGATACTATTTTGGGAGCCTAACTTGGACGGATGGAGTTCATGAAGTGAGAAGTCCCCTGTCTGTGAGAACAGAGATCATCCAATCATATGTTGAtgacaattaa
- the LOC100242748 gene encoding uncharacterized protein LOC100242748 isoform X1 has translation MARYNLVGGGGADDFALPSQRLIDAALQGDINWVSQSLMSQAVDVNYIGTVSLRVKCLEFLLREEEADEVEIQYRDFVTDVTPLFAAAHSGHVSIVRKLLSAGADVNQELFRGFATTAAAREGHCALLDMLLKAGASQSACEHALLEACLCGQARAAELLIRSEMIGPSVAQHALVSASSRGYVDVADTLIKNGVDINCADRVLLRSLKPALHANIDCTPLVAAVVSRQVSMAKYLLEAGAKTDCYVRLGAWSWDIFSGEELRVGGCLGEPYDEVWCAVEYYEASGKILSLFLQHQISSLESQQQGRTLLCHAILCQNSDAVGVLLDAGADVEFPIRTKKGHESRPLHLAARLGCLSILKRLIKHGCQVDARTETGDTALMVAAKADQADCFLELIIAGADLGLINNNGDSAVQLAKKSLFRSSTADIFRRAIITGTKICSSNLEVFSLLHFLTGIGNTVLLQMILQQLGEGISTHDGLGLTPILVALKAGHIEAFRLLIMAGADIRVKSKDGQTVVSVLQHRAYSDDRNRFEEILLDAMLAHVLTGYSEFKALHFAARMGNSSALLQLLKMGFPINSLDENGYSPLMLAAKEGHADACKLLLQRGADCGIVSCEGEMALSLSRKSNKCKIAEGVILDYLAHSHVLLGEKLRKHTREGRGSPHVKVVRMLKSGLLTWGKSSRRNVVCNEAVAGPSASFLKNRRKDAGEENREVFRVLTETGREIHFEAASAASLELWVRGINLITRDATSGAWLSNTMEGALS, from the exons ATGGCAAGGTACAATCTGGTGGGTGGTGGGGGTGCAGACGACTTTGCCTTGCCTTCCCAGAGGCTCATCGATGCGGCTCTGCAAGGAGATATCAACTGGGTGTCCCAGAGTTTGATGTCCCAAGCTGTGGATGTCAACTATATTGGGACTGTTAGTTTGAGAGTGAAGTGCCTGGAGTTCTTACTCAGAGAGGAAGAGGCAGATGAAGTTGAGATTCAGTACAGGGATTTTGTCACTGATGTTACTCCTCTTTTTGCTGCTGCTCATTCTGGCCATGTTTCCATTGTCAGAAAGCTACTG TCAGCTGGAGCTGATGTTAACCAGGAGTTGTTTCGAGGCTTTGCAACAACTGCTGCTGCTCGTGAAGGTCATTGTGCCCTTCTTGACATGCTTCTCAAGGCAGGTGCTTCTCAATCAGCTTGTGAGCATGCTTTGCTGGAAGCTTGCCTTTGTGGTCAGGCTAGAGCTGCGGAACTGTTGATCCGCTCAGAGATGATAGGACCTTCTGTGGCTCAGCATGCACTTGTGTCTGCAAGCAGCAGAGGTTATGTTGATGTAGCTGATACTTTAATCAAG AATGGAGTGGACATAAATTGTGCGGATAGGGTTCTATTACGGTCTCTAAAGCCTGCATTGCATGCTAACATAGATTGTACACCCTTGGTAGCTGCTGTTGTGAGCCGACAAGTGTCTATGGCTAAGTACTTGTTGGAG GCAGGTGCAAAAACTGATTGCTATGTAAGGCTTGGAGCTTGGTCATGGGATATCTTCTCTGGTGAAGAGTTGAGAGTCGGAGGATGTTTGGGTGAGCCATATGATGAAGTATGGTGTGCGGTTGAGTATTATGAAGCTAGTGGAAAAATTTTAAGCCTTTTTCTTCAGCATCAAATTTCATCCCTTGAAAGTCAACAACAGGGCAGAACTCTTCTTTGCCATGCCATTCTCTGCCAGAATTCGGATGCTGTGGGTGTGCTTCTTGATGCTGGTGCTGATGTTGAGTTTCCTATAAGAACCAAGAAGGGGCATGAGTCCCGTCCTCTTCATTTGGCTGCTAGACTGGGTTGCCTTTCCATTCTGAAACGGTTGATCAAACATGGATGCCAAGTCGATGCTAGGACTGAGACAGGTGATACAGCTCTGATGGTGGCTGCGAAAGCTGATCAGGCTGATTGTTTCTTAGAGCTAATTATTGCAGGTGCTGATTTGGGTCTGATCAACAATAATGGAGACAGTGCAGTGCAATTGGCAAAGAAAAGTTTGTTCAGATCCTCTACGGCTGATATCTTTCGGCGTGCAATCATCACTGGAACAAAAATCTGCTCCAGCAATCTTGAGGTTTTCTCTTTGCTGCATTTTCTCACAGGAATTGGTAATACAGTGCTCCTTCAGATGATCCTCCAACAGTTGGGAGAAGGTATCAGTACACATGATGGTTTAGGTTTGACACCCATTCTGGTTGCATTAAAGGCAGGCCATATTGAAGCTTTCCGTCTCCTTATCATGGCTGGGGCAGATATTAGGGTGAAGAGCAAAGATGGGCAGACAGTGGTGTCTGTCCTGCAGCATCGAGCCTATTCTGACGATCGAAATCGGTTTGAAGAAATATTGCTTGATGCCATGCTTGCTCATGTACTGACAGGCTACTCAGAATTCAAAGCGCTTCATTTTGCAGCACGCATGGGAAACTCGTCTGCACTACTTCAGcttttgaaaatgggatttcCAATCAATTCTCTGGATGAAAATGGGTATTCACCTCTAATGCTAGCAGCCAAGGAAGGTCATGCTGATGCCTGCAAGCTGCTGTTGCAAAGAGGCGCTGATTGTGGAATTGTCAGTTGTGAGGGAGAGATGGCCTTGTCTCTTTCTAGGAAAAGCAATAAATGTAAGATTGCAGAGGGTGTGATTCTTGATTACCTGGCTCATTCTCATGTGCTGCTTGGGGAGAAGCTGCGCAAGCACACCCGAGAGGGAAGAGGCTCTCCCCATGTAAAGGTTGTCCGGATGCTCAAATCTGGATTGTTGACATGGGGGAAGTCAAGTCGGAGGAATGTTGTCTGTAATGAGGCAGTGGCAGGACCAAGTGCAAGCTTTTTAAAGAATAGGAGAAAGGATGCTGGGGAAGAAAACAGGGAAGTTTTCAGGGTGTTGACAGAGACCGGGAGAGAGATACACTTTGAGGCAGCCTCTGCTGCTAGTTTGGAACTCTGGGTTCGCGGCATTAACCTCATTACAAGGGATGCAACTTCTGGGGCTTGGCTATCAAATACTATGGAGGGTGCATTAAGCTGA
- the LOC100258241 gene encoding subtilisin-like protease SBT3.5 isoform X1, translating to MSLFLSIQRRKHLRDSMSNSTPFFVLFCLLFALAQAETRTNVHIVYLGERQHNDPELVRDSHHDMLASIVGSKEVASELMVYSYKHGFSGFAAKLTESQAQRIAELPGVLRVIPNSLHQLQTTRSWDYLGLSFQSPKNILHSSNMGDGVIIGVLDTGIWPESKSFNDEGFGPIPSQWKGVCESGQQFNSTMHCNRKVIGARWFVNGFLAEYGQPLNTSGNQEFLSPRDANGHGTHTSSTAGGSFVGNVSYKGLALGTVRGGAPHARLAIYKVCWNVLGGQCSSADILKAFDEAINDGVHVLSLSIGSSIPLFSDIDERDGIATGSFHAVAKGITVVCGASNDGPQAQTVQNTAPWILTVAASTMDRAFPTPITLGNNKTLLGQALFTGKETGFSGLVYPEVSGLALNSAGQCEALSLDQTSVAGKVVLCFTSTVRRATLISASSDVQAAGGVGVIIAKNPGDNLAACSNDFPCVEVDYEIGTRILYYIRSTRLPVVNLSPSKTFVGEAVLAKVAYFSSRGPNSIAPAILKPDITAPGVNILAATGPLNRVMDGGYAMLSGTSMATPHVSGVVALLKALHPDWSPAAIKSALVTTAWRNGPSGLPIFAEGFPKKLADPFDFGGGIVNPNGATDPGLVYDVGATDHIYYLCAVGYNNSAISQLTGQSIVCPSERPSILDVNLPSITIPNLRNSTTLTRTVTNVGAPESIYRVVIQPPIGVVITVNPDVLVFNSMTKSITFKVTVSSTHHVNTGYYFGSLTWTDGVHEVRSPLSVRTEIIQSYVDDN from the exons atgtctctctttctctccatCCAAAGACGCAAGCATTTGAGAGACAGTATGAGTAATTCAACTCCATTCTTTGTTCTGTTTTGTCTTCTGTTTGCTCTTGCACAAGCGGAGACCAGGACCAAC GTTCATATAGTTTATCTGGGAGAGAGGCAACACAACGACCCCGAGCTTGTCAGGGATTCCCATCATGACATGCTGGCCAGCATAGTTGGGAG CAAGGAAGTGGCTTCAGAATTGATGGTGTACAGTTACAAACATGGCTTCTCTGGGTTTGCAGCCAAGCTTACAGAGTCTCAGGCACAGAGAATTGCTG AGTTGCCTGGTGTGCTTCGAGTCATCCCCAATTCCCTTCACCAGCTACAAACAACGAGGAGCTGGGATTACCTTGGCCTGTCTTTTCAATCTCCTAAAAATATTCTTCACAGCAGCAATATGGGGGATGGAGTAATCATTGGTGTCCTAGATACAG GAATATGGCCGGAGTCTAAATCTTTCAATGATGAAGGGTTTGGACCGATCCCATCTCAGTGGAAGGGTGTTTGTGAATCAGGGCAGCAATTCAATAGCACAATGCACTGTAACAGAAAAGTCATTGGAGCCCGTTGGTTTGTCAATGGATTTCTTGCTGAGTATGGACAGCCATTAAACACATCTGGAAACCAAGAATTCTTGTCTCCAAGAGATGCAAATGGACATGGTACACACACATCCAGCACTGCAGGTGGTTCTTTTGTCGGTAATGTGAGCTACAAGGGCCTTGCTTTAGGGACCGTAAGAGGTGGGGCACCCCATGCCCGGTTGGCTATTTATAAGGTGTGCTGGAATGTTCTTGGAGGACAATGCTCATCTGCAGATATACTGAAAGCCTTTGATGAAGCTATAAATGATGGGGTCCATGTGTTATCCCTGTCAATTGGGTCTTCTATTCCTCTATTCTCAGATATTGATGAACGTGATGGGATTGCCACTGGTTCCTTCCATGCAGTGGCTAAGGGCATCACTGTTGTTTGTGGAGCTTCAAATGATGGACCTCAAGCTCAGACAGTACAGAACACAGCACCATGGATATTAACTGTTGCAGCTAGCACCATGGATAGAGCATTTCCTACACCCATCACACTTGGAAACAATAAAACCTTGCTG GGTCAAGCCTTGTTTACAGGAAAGGAGACTGGTTTCTCAGGCTTGGTATATCCAGAGGTCTCAGGGCTTGCCCTAAACTCTGCAGG TCAGTGCGAAGCACTCTCACTTGATCAAACTTCAGTTGCTGGAAAAGTGGTGCTCTGCTTCACTTCAACGGTTAGGAGGGCCACTCTAATAAGTGCTTCATCAGATGTGCAAGCAGCAGGTGGCGTTGGGGTGATCATTGCCAAGAATCCCGGTGATAACTTGGCTGCATGCAGCAATGATTTTCCATGTGTTGAAGTTGACTATGAGATTGGAACCAGAATACTCTATTACATCCGGTCTACCAG GCTTCCTGTAGTAAATCTCAGCCCTTCTAAAACATTTGTGGGGGAGGCTGTTTTGGCCAAGGTTGCCTATTTCTCATCTAGAGGGCCTAACTCCATTGCCCCTGCAATTCTTAAG CCAGATATAACGGCCCCTGGTGTGAATATATTAGCTGCCACTGGTCCCCTCAATCGAGTGATGGATGGTGGCTATGCCATGCTTTCAGGAACATCAATGGCAACTCCTCATGTCTCTGGCGTTGTGGCACTCCTCAAAGCATTGCACCCTGATTGGTCCCCTGCAGCTATTAAGTCAGCACTAGTCACAACTG CATGGAGGAATGGTCCATCTGGCCTTCCAATCTTTGCCGAGGGGTTCCCTAAAAAGCTTGCTGATCCATTTGATTTTGGAGGTGGCATAGTAAATCCAAATGGTGCAACAGACCCAGGTTTGGTATATGACGTGGGTGCAACCGACCACATATATTATCTTTGTGCCGTGGGCTACAACAACTCTGCCATCTCTCAGCTTACAGGGCAATCCATAGTCTGCCCCAGTGAAAGGCCTTCCATTCTGGATGTAAACCTACCCTCCATAACCATACCAAACCTCAGAAATTCCACCACCCTCACCAGAACTGTCACAAATGTAGGTGCCCCTGAATCCATCTATAGAGTAGTGATTCAGCCTCCTATTGGTGTAGTCATAACAGTAAACCCTGATGTCTTGGTCTTCAACTCTATGACCAAATCAATCACTTTCAAGGTTACAGTCTCCTCGACCCATCACGTGAATACAGGATACTATTTTGGGAGCCTAACTTGGACGGATGGAGTTCATGAAGTGAGAAGTCCCCTGTCTGTGAGAACAGAGATCATCCAATCATATGTTGAtgacaattaa
- the LOC100242748 gene encoding uncharacterized protein LOC100242748 isoform X2, with the protein MARYNLVGGGGADDFALPSQRLIDAALQGDINWVSQSLMSQAVDVNYIGTVSLRVKCLEFLLREEEADEVEIQYRDFVTDVTPLFAAAHSGHVSIVRKLLSAGADVNQELFRGFATTAAAREGHCALLDMLLKAGASQSACEHALLEACLCGQARAAELLIRSEMIGPSVAQHALVSASSRGYVDVADTLIKAGAKTDCYVRLGAWSWDIFSGEELRVGGCLGEPYDEVWCAVEYYEASGKILSLFLQHQISSLESQQQGRTLLCHAILCQNSDAVGVLLDAGADVEFPIRTKKGHESRPLHLAARLGCLSILKRLIKHGCQVDARTETGDTALMVAAKADQADCFLELIIAGADLGLINNNGDSAVQLAKKSLFRSSTADIFRRAIITGTKICSSNLEVFSLLHFLTGIGNTVLLQMILQQLGEGISTHDGLGLTPILVALKAGHIEAFRLLIMAGADIRVKSKDGQTVVSVLQHRAYSDDRNRFEEILLDAMLAHVLTGYSEFKALHFAARMGNSSALLQLLKMGFPINSLDENGYSPLMLAAKEGHADACKLLLQRGADCGIVSCEGEMALSLSRKSNKCKIAEGVILDYLAHSHVLLGEKLRKHTREGRGSPHVKVVRMLKSGLLTWGKSSRRNVVCNEAVAGPSASFLKNRRKDAGEENREVFRVLTETGREIHFEAASAASLELWVRGINLITRDATSGAWLSNTMEGALS; encoded by the exons ATGGCAAGGTACAATCTGGTGGGTGGTGGGGGTGCAGACGACTTTGCCTTGCCTTCCCAGAGGCTCATCGATGCGGCTCTGCAAGGAGATATCAACTGGGTGTCCCAGAGTTTGATGTCCCAAGCTGTGGATGTCAACTATATTGGGACTGTTAGTTTGAGAGTGAAGTGCCTGGAGTTCTTACTCAGAGAGGAAGAGGCAGATGAAGTTGAGATTCAGTACAGGGATTTTGTCACTGATGTTACTCCTCTTTTTGCTGCTGCTCATTCTGGCCATGTTTCCATTGTCAGAAAGCTACTG TCAGCTGGAGCTGATGTTAACCAGGAGTTGTTTCGAGGCTTTGCAACAACTGCTGCTGCTCGTGAAGGTCATTGTGCCCTTCTTGACATGCTTCTCAAGGCAGGTGCTTCTCAATCAGCTTGTGAGCATGCTTTGCTGGAAGCTTGCCTTTGTGGTCAGGCTAGAGCTGCGGAACTGTTGATCCGCTCAGAGATGATAGGACCTTCTGTGGCTCAGCATGCACTTGTGTCTGCAAGCAGCAGAGGTTATGTTGATGTAGCTGATACTTTAATCAAG GCAGGTGCAAAAACTGATTGCTATGTAAGGCTTGGAGCTTGGTCATGGGATATCTTCTCTGGTGAAGAGTTGAGAGTCGGAGGATGTTTGGGTGAGCCATATGATGAAGTATGGTGTGCGGTTGAGTATTATGAAGCTAGTGGAAAAATTTTAAGCCTTTTTCTTCAGCATCAAATTTCATCCCTTGAAAGTCAACAACAGGGCAGAACTCTTCTTTGCCATGCCATTCTCTGCCAGAATTCGGATGCTGTGGGTGTGCTTCTTGATGCTGGTGCTGATGTTGAGTTTCCTATAAGAACCAAGAAGGGGCATGAGTCCCGTCCTCTTCATTTGGCTGCTAGACTGGGTTGCCTTTCCATTCTGAAACGGTTGATCAAACATGGATGCCAAGTCGATGCTAGGACTGAGACAGGTGATACAGCTCTGATGGTGGCTGCGAAAGCTGATCAGGCTGATTGTTTCTTAGAGCTAATTATTGCAGGTGCTGATTTGGGTCTGATCAACAATAATGGAGACAGTGCAGTGCAATTGGCAAAGAAAAGTTTGTTCAGATCCTCTACGGCTGATATCTTTCGGCGTGCAATCATCACTGGAACAAAAATCTGCTCCAGCAATCTTGAGGTTTTCTCTTTGCTGCATTTTCTCACAGGAATTGGTAATACAGTGCTCCTTCAGATGATCCTCCAACAGTTGGGAGAAGGTATCAGTACACATGATGGTTTAGGTTTGACACCCATTCTGGTTGCATTAAAGGCAGGCCATATTGAAGCTTTCCGTCTCCTTATCATGGCTGGGGCAGATATTAGGGTGAAGAGCAAAGATGGGCAGACAGTGGTGTCTGTCCTGCAGCATCGAGCCTATTCTGACGATCGAAATCGGTTTGAAGAAATATTGCTTGATGCCATGCTTGCTCATGTACTGACAGGCTACTCAGAATTCAAAGCGCTTCATTTTGCAGCACGCATGGGAAACTCGTCTGCACTACTTCAGcttttgaaaatgggatttcCAATCAATTCTCTGGATGAAAATGGGTATTCACCTCTAATGCTAGCAGCCAAGGAAGGTCATGCTGATGCCTGCAAGCTGCTGTTGCAAAGAGGCGCTGATTGTGGAATTGTCAGTTGTGAGGGAGAGATGGCCTTGTCTCTTTCTAGGAAAAGCAATAAATGTAAGATTGCAGAGGGTGTGATTCTTGATTACCTGGCTCATTCTCATGTGCTGCTTGGGGAGAAGCTGCGCAAGCACACCCGAGAGGGAAGAGGCTCTCCCCATGTAAAGGTTGTCCGGATGCTCAAATCTGGATTGTTGACATGGGGGAAGTCAAGTCGGAGGAATGTTGTCTGTAATGAGGCAGTGGCAGGACCAAGTGCAAGCTTTTTAAAGAATAGGAGAAAGGATGCTGGGGAAGAAAACAGGGAAGTTTTCAGGGTGTTGACAGAGACCGGGAGAGAGATACACTTTGAGGCAGCCTCTGCTGCTAGTTTGGAACTCTGGGTTCGCGGCATTAACCTCATTACAAGGGATGCAACTTCTGGGGCTTGGCTATCAAATACTATGGAGGGTGCATTAAGCTGA